In Kocuria turfanensis, a single genomic region encodes these proteins:
- the murA gene encoding UDP-N-acetylglucosamine 1-carboxyvinyltransferase: MSSALHITGGVPLSGQVTVRGAKNLVPKAMVAALLGSTPSVLANVPEIKDVQVVTNLLSLHGVEVGREDGRLSLDPSNVTTARHADIDAHAGDSRIPILLCGPLLHAIGEAFIPDLGGCKIGDRPINYHLDVLRHFGARVEKLESGIRMSAPHGLHGAKVELPYPSVGATEQVLLTATRADGHTELRGAATEPEIMDLIAILQKMGAIITVQTDRVIRIEGVPELTGYRHRAMPDRIEAASWGSAALATGGDIFVAGARQADMMTFLNTFRKIGGGLDITEDGIRFYHPGGDLNPLIVETDVHPGFMTDWQQPLVVALTQAKGVSIVHETVYENRFGFTGALNRMGATIQLHRECLGSVPCRFGQRNFVHSAVISGPTPLRAAQINIPDLRGGFSHLIAALAADGVSHVTGVELIKRGYEHFTDKLTGLGASFELDGE; the protein is encoded by the coding sequence ATGAGCAGCGCACTGCACATCACGGGCGGAGTTCCCCTGTCCGGCCAGGTCACCGTGCGAGGTGCCAAGAACCTCGTCCCCAAGGCCATGGTGGCCGCCCTCCTGGGGTCCACGCCGTCCGTCCTGGCGAACGTGCCGGAGATCAAGGACGTCCAGGTCGTCACCAACCTGCTGTCCCTGCACGGGGTCGAGGTGGGGCGCGAGGACGGCCGGCTCTCCCTGGACCCGTCCAACGTCACCACGGCCCGGCACGCGGACATCGACGCCCACGCGGGGGACTCCCGCATCCCGATCCTGCTGTGCGGACCCCTCCTGCACGCGATCGGCGAGGCGTTCATCCCCGACCTCGGCGGATGCAAGATCGGCGACCGGCCCATCAACTACCACCTCGACGTGCTGCGCCACTTCGGGGCCCGGGTGGAGAAGCTCGAGTCGGGGATCCGGATGAGCGCCCCCCACGGGCTGCACGGCGCCAAGGTCGAGCTGCCCTACCCCTCGGTCGGCGCCACCGAGCAGGTGCTGCTCACCGCCACCCGCGCCGACGGCCACACCGAGCTGCGGGGCGCGGCGACCGAGCCCGAGATCATGGACCTGATCGCGATCCTGCAGAAGATGGGCGCCATCATCACGGTGCAGACCGACCGGGTGATCCGGATCGAGGGCGTCCCCGAGCTCACCGGCTACCGCCACCGGGCCATGCCCGACCGGATCGAGGCCGCCTCCTGGGGCTCGGCCGCGCTCGCCACCGGCGGCGACATCTTCGTGGCCGGGGCCCGGCAGGCCGACATGATGACCTTCCTCAACACCTTCCGCAAGATCGGCGGCGGCCTCGACATCACCGAGGACGGGATCCGCTTCTACCACCCCGGCGGGGACCTCAACCCGCTCATCGTGGAGACCGACGTCCACCCCGGCTTCATGACCGACTGGCAGCAGCCGCTCGTGGTCGCCCTCACCCAGGCCAAGGGCGTGTCCATCGTGCACGAGACCGTCTACGAGAACCGCTTCGGCTTCACCGGCGCCCTCAACCGGATGGGGGCCACGATCCAGCTGCACCGCGAGTGCCTGGGCTCCGTCCCGTGCCGGTTCGGGCAGCGCAACTTCGTGCACTCGGCCGTGATCTCCGGGCCCACCCCGCTGCGGGCCGCCCAGATCAACATCCCGGACCTGCGCGGAGGCTTCTCCCACCTGATCGCGGCGCTGGCCGCCGACGGGGTCTCCCACGTGACGGGCGTCGAGCTCATCAAGCGCGGCTACGAGCACTTCACCGACAAGCTGACGGGGCTCGGGGCGTCGTTCGAGCTCGACGGCGAGTGA
- the leuD gene encoding 3-isopropylmalate dehydratase small subunit, whose amino-acid sequence MEKFSTHRGVGVPLKQSNVDTDQIIPAVYLKRITKTGFEDALFAAWRKNEDFVLNREPYRHGTVLVAGPDFGTGSSREHAVWALRDYGFRVVISARFADIFRGNSGKQGLLAAQVDQSDVELLWKLIEEHPGTPIEVDLEARTVSCDTVTVPFVIDDYTRWRLMEGLDDIGLTLQDEDAITAYEARRPAFKPTTLPART is encoded by the coding sequence ATGGAGAAGTTCAGCACGCACCGGGGCGTCGGCGTCCCGCTGAAGCAGTCCAACGTGGACACCGACCAGATCATCCCCGCCGTCTACCTCAAGCGGATCACGAAGACCGGCTTCGAGGACGCCCTGTTCGCAGCCTGGCGCAAGAACGAGGACTTCGTGCTCAACCGGGAGCCCTACCGGCACGGGACCGTGCTGGTGGCCGGCCCGGACTTCGGCACCGGCTCCTCGCGCGAGCACGCCGTGTGGGCGCTGCGCGACTACGGCTTCCGGGTGGTGATCTCCGCCCGCTTCGCCGACATCTTCCGCGGCAACTCCGGCAAGCAGGGGCTGCTCGCCGCCCAGGTCGACCAGTCCGACGTCGAGCTGCTGTGGAAGCTGATCGAGGAGCACCCCGGCACTCCGATCGAGGTCGACCTCGAGGCGCGCACCGTGAGCTGCGACACCGTGACCGTGCCGTTCGTCATCGACGACTACACCCGCTGGCGGCTCATGGAGGGCCTGGACGACATCGGGCTGACCCTCCAGGACGAGGACGCCATCACCGCCTACGAGGCCCGCCGGCCCGCGTTCAAGCCCACCACGCTGCCCGCCCGCACCTGA
- the leuC gene encoding 3-isopropylmalate dehydratase large subunit: protein MPDYQSSTPSTTPAPASGRAGGRTLAEKVWADHLVRQGEDGRPDLLYIDLHLLHEVTSPQAFEGLRLAGRPLRRPDLTIATEDHNTPTQDIFSRIADDTSRKQIETLRANCAEFGVRLHPLGDAEQGIVHVVGPQLGLTQPGMTVVCGDSHTSTHGAFGALAFGIGTSEVEHVMATQTLPLAPFRTMAITVEGTLRPGVSAKDIILAVIAKIGTGGGQGYVLEYRGSAIRSLSMEARMTICNMSIEAGARAGMIAPDETTFDYVQGRPHAPAGADWDAAVEYWRTLHTDEDAVFDAEVFLDADELEPFVTWGTNPGQGVPLSAAVPDPEDIGDENDKANARRALEYMGLSAGTPMKEIPVDTVFLGSCTNSRIEDLRAAAEIVKGRSKAGNVRMMVVPGSAKVRLQAEAEGLDQVFKEFGADWRFAGCSMCLGMNPDQLAPGERCASTSNRNFEGRQGKGGRTHLVSPVVAAATAVRGTLSSPSDLEPAAAPTDLASAGA from the coding sequence ATGCCGGACTACCAGTCCTCCACCCCCTCCACGACTCCCGCCCCGGCCTCCGGGCGCGCGGGCGGGCGCACCCTGGCCGAGAAGGTCTGGGCGGACCACCTCGTGCGCCAGGGCGAGGACGGCCGGCCGGACCTGCTCTACATCGACCTGCACCTGCTGCACGAGGTGACCTCCCCGCAGGCCTTCGAGGGGCTGCGCCTGGCCGGCCGGCCGCTGCGCCGCCCGGACCTGACGATCGCCACCGAGGACCACAACACGCCCACGCAGGACATCTTCTCCCGCATCGCCGACGACACCTCCCGCAAGCAGATCGAGACGCTGCGCGCCAACTGCGCCGAGTTCGGCGTGCGCCTGCACCCGCTCGGCGACGCCGAGCAGGGGATCGTGCACGTGGTGGGTCCCCAGCTGGGGCTCACCCAGCCCGGGATGACCGTGGTCTGCGGCGACTCCCACACCTCCACCCACGGCGCGTTCGGCGCGCTGGCCTTCGGCATCGGCACCTCCGAGGTCGAGCACGTCATGGCGACCCAGACGCTGCCGCTGGCGCCGTTCCGGACCATGGCGATCACCGTCGAGGGCACCCTGCGCCCGGGCGTCTCCGCGAAGGACATCATCCTGGCCGTCATCGCCAAGATCGGCACCGGCGGCGGGCAGGGCTACGTCCTGGAGTACCGCGGCTCCGCGATCCGCTCCCTGTCCATGGAGGCGCGGATGACGATCTGCAACATGTCCATCGAGGCCGGGGCGCGGGCCGGCATGATCGCCCCGGACGAGACGACCTTCGACTACGTCCAGGGCCGTCCGCACGCCCCCGCCGGCGCCGACTGGGACGCCGCCGTGGAGTACTGGCGGACCCTGCACACCGACGAGGACGCCGTCTTCGACGCCGAGGTGTTCCTCGACGCGGACGAGCTCGAGCCCTTCGTCACCTGGGGCACCAACCCCGGCCAGGGCGTCCCGCTCTCGGCGGCCGTGCCCGACCCCGAGGACATCGGGGACGAGAACGACAAGGCCAACGCGCGGCGGGCCCTGGAGTACATGGGCCTGAGCGCCGGCACCCCCATGAAGGAGATCCCGGTGGACACTGTGTTCCTGGGCTCCTGCACCAACTCCCGGATCGAGGACCTGCGGGCCGCCGCGGAGATCGTCAAGGGCCGGTCCAAGGCCGGGAACGTGCGGATGATGGTGGTGCCCGGCTCCGCGAAGGTGCGGCTGCAGGCCGAGGCCGAGGGCCTGGACCAGGTGTTCAAGGAGTTCGGTGCGGACTGGCGCTTCGCCGGCTGCTCGATGTGCCTGGGCATGAACCCGGACCAGCTGGCCCCGGGCGAGCGGTGCGCCTCCACGTCGAACCGCAACTTCGAGGGCCGCCAGGGCAAGGGCGGGCGCACCCACCTCGTCTCGCCCGTCGTGGCCGCGGCCACCGCGGTGCGCGGCACCCTGTCCTCCCCGTCCGACCTCGAGCCCGCCGCCGCCCCGACCGACCTCGCGTCGGCCGGCGCGTGA